The nucleotide sequence GCGCTGGCCCTTGGTAGCGCCGTCGTCGGTGATGTTACGGTGAGCGGCGGAACGCTCGACCTGAACGACGGAGCAGTCGTTGGCAGGTTGAGCAACGCCGGTACGGTGCTTTTCGATGGTGGTTCTGTTGGAACGGTCGACAATTTCGGGGCCTTTTCGATCGCGGGAACGCGCAGCGTGTCGGGCGATTTCAGCAATGCAGGAACGCTTGATGCGACAACTCCGGGCGCGGACACCCTGAACGTCGGCGGCGCCTTTACGAGCAGCGGCGACATTCGCAACGATGCGGAAACTGGGCTGACCATTATTTCCGAGACGATTACCATTGCGGAGGGAGCCACCTTTGGTGGCGCACAGTCAATCGACGGAACGCTTGTCCTTGATGGTGCAACGACGCTTGCGACAAATTCCACCATCGCGGGCGACGTGACCGTCACCCAAAGTCTTTCCAACACAGGGCAGACCGGTGTCTCGGGAAGTCTTACGCTGACGAACGATGCTCTGGACAATACCGGTGCCCTGAGCGTCGCGGAAAATGGCCGCATTTCCGGCGTTTCGGTTCTGACCAATCGTGACGGTGGACAGGTGGACATCGCAGCCGGAGGCAGCATCGCGACCGGCAGCACGATTAACGATGGCGCGGGTTCCGTACTGCGCATCACAGGTGCCCTCACAACCGACTCCGGCGTCTTCAACCGGAACGGTGGCCAGCTTGTGACCCTTCAGGGGGCCGATGTTTCCGGCCAGATCACGAATGATGCGGATCTGGACCTTGCCGGTGGTCGCACGGGAACACTATCCAACGCGGTTGGCGGGACGACTGACGTCAGTGCAGATACGACCGTCCAAGGTTCTGTTGTGAATGCGGGCCAACTTGATGTCACCGGAGGCACGCTTACGGTGACAGAGGGCCCGGTCACAAACCTCTCCGGCGCGGCATTGACCGTGGCACGGGATGGCACACTGGGAAGCGGATTGTTGAACCGCGCCGGCGCCACCGCAACCCTGGCTGGTACGGTCACGGGAAATGTCGACAACCTGGCCTCGGCCACGCTGACCGGAGCTGGCGGCCGAATTGCGGGCGCGCTGCGCAATCTGGGCACGGTCAATGTCGCCGACGGTGAACCATTCGCCGTCGATGGTGGACTTGCCAATCTTGCCGAGGCAACGCTCGTGCTTTCTGGAGGGCTCGACGGCGCTGTCGAGAACTTTGGGACTGTCACGCTTGGCGATAGTGACGCGGCCATCACCGGTGCTTTTGACACCAACGGCGATTTGACGGTGACTGCCGGGCAGACCCTGGATGTTGGTGGCGGCACATTCCTGCAAAACGGCAGCACCAATACGATCGATGGCACCCTCAGCGGGGCGGTGCGTGCAAACGCCGGATCAACCTTGCGCCTGGGGGCAGACGGGATTTTGGGCAGTGCCGGGCAGCGCGTTGTCAACGCTGGCGCCGACGTCTTTGCGATTAACGGTACCGTGTTGGGGACCCTTGCCACAACCGGTGGTTCGCTGACGCAACTTGGCGACGGTGCGGTTCTGGGAGGGCTCGACAGCGGCGGCGGCACATTCTCGTTGCAGGACGGAACGGTGGGTACCGTGGTACGCATTGCGGGCGACGCGCGCTTTGCCGGGACCATCGCGTTTGACGCCGATCTTTCGACAGGCTCAGTCTCAAGCGACCGGATTGACGTGGGCGGCGACCTGTCTGGCGAGAACGTTACGCTCAGCTTTGCCAACATTGGCGGGGATTCGGGCGACATCGACGGCTTGGTCCTGTTCAATTACGAGGGCGACAATACGTTGTCCTTCGGCACGATTGAGGGAACGCCAGAGTTCGGCCGATTTGAGTATTTCGTTCAGGACAACGGGGCTGGCAGCATCACGTTGCAAAGCCAGGTCAATTCGGGCATCGCGAGCCTCGCGGCGACGGTTGGCCTGACCCAGACACTGGTCGGTGCGGTGATCAACCGGCCCACGCCACCCTTTGTTACCGGGCTTGCGGACGATCCGGGTGAAAGCCCCTGCGGCGGCGGCGGGTGGGCGCGTCTGACCGGCGGCCAGGCAAACGCGGAAGGGGATTTCCGCGACGTACGCCGTGGGTCCGGTGGCCGGACACCGGTCGATCTGAGCTATCAGGGCATCCAGCTTGGCGGGGATTTTGCTTGCTTTGATGACCGCTATTTCAATGGCTTCGACATGGCATTCGGCGCGGTCGGCGGCTATAACCGCGGGTCGAGCGTCAACGAAGTGCGCACGCTTGATCCGCTGACGGGTCAGGCCACCGGCCCGCTTGGATCGGTGACGAACACGGACTTCACCCAAACCTACGGCGGGATCTACGCCACCGCATCGCGTGGACCGCTGTTCGTCGATTTGCAGTACCGGCTCGAGACAACGAAATACGACTCGTCGAACATTGAGCTTATCCCCGGCGCTGCCTTTGATCTGGACGATCAGCGATACGAAACCAAGGGGCAGACCCTATCGGGAGCGGTCTCCTACTCCTGGCCGATCAAGGCATTCGAAGGGATGAGCTTTGTCGGGTCGGCCGGTTTCTCTTTCTCGAATTACGAGACAGACGAAATCGACCTGGGAACGGACGGCAGGCTGGAGCTGGCCGATGGCGAAGCGCGTCTGGGCTTCATCAGCGGAACGGTTTCGCAAACCAAATTCCTGCCCGACGAAGTCAGCCTGATCAACTATTTCGCGACAGCAACCTACTACAACGATTTTGGTGATGATCCGTCGGCGGTCTTTACCGACAATCAGGGCCGTGCGAACGAAATTGCGCTGTCGAACCTTGGTAGCTACGGAGAGCTGAGCGCGGGCCTGAACTATGTCCGCCTGCTCGATCCCGTCGGCACCGTATCGCCGCGACAACTGAACGCGGCAATCCGGATTGATGCCCGCACGGGCAGCAATGTCGAAAGCTGGGGTGTCACTGGCCAGGTTCGCCTGCAATTCTAGCCCCGGCACAGAAACGAAAAAGGGGGCCTGCTGGATCAGTAGGCCCTTTTTTTATTCCCGACGGTTTTCTAACGCCAGGGATTCCCCTGGTCCCGCAGGTTTGCGAGAAAGGTTTCCCCATGTCCCTGCATGGGATCCTTTGCCGTGGAGGATATTGGAAAGACACGCTTGATCTCGGCTATTTGCACACGGGAAAATTCATGCGGATGGGGCAAGACGGGATCAACCGGTGTCGCAAAATCGTTCAGCACGTGCTCAATACTGCGCCAGTAAACATCAGGCCAGCCGCGCGCGGCGAGAACTGCCGGAATGATCTGTTCCTGCGCAAGCAACTCTCGCAAGCGTATTGCCGACAAGCGCACGACTTTTGCGTATTCCTCAAGCGCAGGCGCGATCACATCAGGATCCTGCGTCAGAAGACGCGCGCGTTGGGATACCGCCAGCGGACGCTTTTCTGTCAGACGTAAAACGACATCGTGGGAAAATTGTTGGATCCTTCGCGCGTATGGATCACTGAGTGCGAGCACCCCATTGAATGCCGCCACCCTTTCTTCAAAACTGATCACGGATCACATTCCCCACGATTTGCGACGCGGCTCGTCCCCGGTCGGCCCGGTTCAGCACCGCTTTTGCGAGCGCCACCACCGTCGGTAACGGCAATCGCTGGGCGTTTGATACAGGTGCGGTCATCCTACCGGATTGCTCCTTAATACAGGCGACGGGCCCTGTCGGAGCATCGTACACAAATTCGTGCTGCGCATTCGGCCCGATCAAGGTTACTCCTTCGGCGAGAACCGTGCCGTCCGGTTGGCGGTTCCGCAGTGTCTGCATCAGATAAGACCGCGTCTGTGACTGAATTGCCATCGGTGCATTCGCGGCGCAACTATCCAAAATTGCCAATATCGCACAGCAGCTATGCACATCATTTCCGCTTTGCGGGGCCTTTGCGACCTGCGCCCGGTCATATCTTACGTCAGCCGCCCGGCTGCTTCAGGACCCCTTCGCCCAACCGCCCGGAAAGCGTTTCGATCAACCGTGCCTCGATACCCTCCGAAGCATCCTGAAAGAGGGCGAGGAGCTGAGCATGCGCAGGGTCGTCCAGGAAAAACGGGGTCCACAGACAGGCGATGGCAGTGTGCGCCGCACGGTGATACGTCGTACCCGCCGCTGGCAGACCGTGATGATCCTGCTGATCCTCGCACACCCGGCGAAACCGCGCACGCGTTCGCGCATCTTCAAAATGCCAACCCGCATCCGCGTCGTGTCCGCGGCGCACGTGGGCGCGCAGGTTCGCGAGGACCCGCGCCAGACCCGCATCTTCGGTGATCGCACCGTGGTCGGCCCGCGCCTTGAGACCTTCTTCGAACCGAAGCGCGCGCAGGGCCGGACTGCGGTCTTCCGCACCCAGCGTGCTGCGCGCGAGCGCCACGTTGCGCGGATCCCACATGACCCACCGCCCGTAAAAGAAGGCAATCGTCGCAAGGCGCGCGATATCGCTCTTGCGACGGAATCCGACCCCCGCAACATCCTCAAGGATTGCCTCGACGCTGGCACTTACGGCATCCGCGTCGGGGTCTCCCAGCCGACGCTGTTGCGCCGGTGCGGTCTCACGCAGCGTTCTGGCAAAATCCCGAACGAACCGCCGCTCCACCACCTTGTCGAGCGACGTTCGGTCCTGCGCGCGCAAGGACGGTTGCGACGGCCCCTGCGGGACAGGCTCAAGATCGATGATCGTGGCCGCGTCGCCCACCGGCGCCACAACCCGGCGCAGACACGATGGCCCCGCCAGAAGAAAGGAGAGGCATCCGTGCCGAGCATAGTTTCAACGGCCGCAGGCTCCCAAAATCGCTGATAAAACCAGCCCCCTGCTCACCCCGGATGCGGGTATAGCGACGCAGGTGCTTGTGGACGTCCTCAAGGCGCCCCCGTGCGCGCAGAAAAATGCCACCGTCCAGACCCCACAAATGCCAGGACGCGTCGGAAGCGGTGAATAATTTCGCGGTGAAGCTGCTGGTTTCGTCCAGCGCCACAAGCCAGGGGGCGACCCCGTTCATCTCGTCAAAAATCTCACCCGTGAAGAGGCACAGATGCGGCAGACCCGATGTTTCGAGCAGTTCCGGCAGATCCGGGATCCGCGCCGCGTCAAGCACAGCAAAAGTGCCCAGAGGCGGCACGCTATCCCCTCCAATTTCCCCAGTTTCGGCTGGCAGAGGCTTGGGCTGGTCGAACAGGGGGGCCATCAACGCGTCCGGTGCGCACACCCGCCCGCTCAGCGGTGCATTGGCGGCCAAGGGAGTGATACCGCCAATTTTTCGCACCACAAAGACGGGCGCCGTGGACGGGCTGGCCGCCTTCTGTTCCTGCGTCCAGATATCGTGCCTTTGATCTGAGGGCGGCATGCCGGACATGGGTAAAACTTCATCGCTCTGAAACGGTTGCGTGAAGTGTACTGAATTCGGGGCAGAACCCAAGCGCATTCGCCGCAAACGGCCCTGTGTCTTGCGGTATCCGTGCGTGCAACCTTGCGAGACACGGATCCGATCTGTCGGCTTTTCGCACCCAGAAAACCGTGCTAGCGTCGATGCATAGCGGGGTTATTCATGGCAACTTACAGCGCAATGCCCGACGCCGAGGCGTCGATCGACAGGATCCTGTCCGAGCGGGGTCCGCTGGCCCAGGCGCTTGAGGTGCCGGAGAAATTCATCACGCCAAACTTGGGGCGGGTCCCCGCCATCATGCTCGATTTCTGGGCAAAAGCCGGTGTTGGTGATCTGGCGGACGGGATGCTGCGCCTGTGCCTGCCACGCGAGTTGGAGACCGAAATTGCCCAGCTCTTTCGTAATGACCCTGATTTCGGCTTCCCGATCCTGCCGGAAGGCGTCGAGAAAGAGGAGACACAGGCCGATACCGAACCGCGCATTACCGATGTCCACGCGCTGGCGCATACCGCTTTCGGAAACCTGCTGCTCTGGAGTGAGCGACACGGGCTTGTGCATGTTGATATCGTGCAGGGCCTGGTCGAGGCCCCCTTTCTCTTTAATCCGGAAGCGGCCCCCGCGCCCGACCGCGCGGCCCTCGATTTCATCCTTGGCGCCGATCCCTTCATTCTCGATATGGACGACCGGGATCAGCAGCCGATGTTCGACCGCGCGGTGACCAAATTCGGGCCCATGAAACGGATGTTCATCTATGCACCGGGGCCCGCCGCCACGGGCGATCCCATCCCAGACGTCGACGACCTCTTCCCAGCCCCCTACCCCGAATGGCTGGAGGAGCGCATCATGACAAAACGCTTCACCCTCGTGGATCTCGCAACAGGTCGGTTCGATGTGCGACCGATCGGCGCGCGAAAGCTGCGCCCATGATCCGGGCCGCGGTATTTGCCTTGGCGTTTATCCTGTCTGGGTGTCTGGCAAAGACGCCCGATAACCTGGTTTTGTCTTTTGGCACGTACAGCGCGGTCCCCGTGATGCTGGTCGATTTTCGGATCAACGACAGCACCGGCGGTGCCTCTTTGCCATCGGTGCACTCCAGCAAGGCGGATCAGCGGCAAATCCGGACTTCGGGCAGAAATCTTGGGGCGTGGCCCGGGGGCAGGACAGCGCGTGTGGAGGCGGTCTGGGTCGAGCTTTTGAGCAATCGCGCGTATCGGGCAGATGTCACGCTGGATGCAGGTGACCTGCCCCGCACGGCATCACTGGGGGAGACGGTCGAGCTCAAGGTGATCTTCGGGCCGCACGGTTTGTTGGTGATCGGCGGGGAGCGCACCGAGGCGAACCCCCAACCGATCGATCTGGAAATGATCTGCGGGGCGCGCAGCCCCGCCAATGACCGTGACTACTCCAAAAACCCGCGCGAATTCGCGGGATTGTTCGAAGCTTACTCGGACACTTATCCGCCCGTATCCCCCCAGACCCACTGCCCGGAGCCGCGCGCATGAGCACACCATCCGTCAGCCAGCAAGCCGCCGCATCAAACCAATCCTCGGGTGCGGCCGGGACGGCGGGCAATACTGCCGCGACCTGCCCCGCTACCAAGCTGGAAATCGGCGTCTTTTTTGACGGGACGAACAACAACACCGCAAACGTCGCCGCTGGTGAGCGCGGCGAGGGCGCGGGAGGCGCCAGCTATGACAACGGTCGCTCGAACGTCTCGCTGCTCAGCGATCTGTACAAACGCAAATCCGATGACTGGGAACAGGACGGGACGGGATACTGCAAGAAATTCGGCCGGATTTACGTCTCGGGCATCGGCACCACGGATAACGTGAGCGATTACCGGCCCGACAATATAGCCGGCGCCACCTTTGGCACCGGACCTTCGGGGGTGGAAGCACGCGTGTTTCAGGCCTGTCTGGATCTGGGTCATCTCATCACCCAGCTATCAGGCGGCAATGAACCCGAAGAAATCACCGTGGACGTCTTTGGTTTTAGCCGGGGTGCTGCGGCGGCACGTTATTTTGTCAATTGTTTCCGCCAGGGGTTTATCAAATACAACGCCGTCGACTGGAGTATCTGGCGCGGCATACACATCGACGAAAACGAGGCGTCAGTGCCCGAGGGGCGCAATGTCGTCTTTCGCTTCGTCGGTATCTTTGACACGGTCGCAGCCATCGGTTTGGGCACCAACGACGACAACGGCCCCGTGAATGTGCACTGCAGCAGCGCACAGGCCGAAATGATCTATCACCTCACGGCGGCAAACGAATACCGCGAGAACTTCCGTCTCAATCACAACAAACCGGGCGGCGGGCAGACGCGCGAGCTTCCGGGAGCGCATTCGGACGTTGGTGGAGGCTATAGGGCCGGGCCGGAAAACGTGCTTTTGGAAAGCGCACAAGATCGTACTTTTCACAGTCGCGCCCAAGCGGAGGCCGCACGGTCCGTCGATATCGCCGCCGCCCGGAAGGCCCAGACCGCGCAAACCAGCTTTTGGGTCAGCGAGGGCTGGATCGAGCCCGGCAATCCGTCTGGCGCCTTGCAGAACATGCCCACAGAAATCGTCGAGCGGCGCGTGCGGGGCGTGACCGGGTTGATGCTGGGCGCGCATACCTACACCTACACGAATTCCCTGCGCATGCAGCGCGACCATGTGAAGGCCGGCCTCAACACAATTCCGCTTCGGATCATGTACAACAAGGCAATCGCGCAGAAGGTGCCGTTCAAATCCTTCCCATCGGGAAGCCTGTATGCGCCCCCTTCGGATATGCCCGCTGGCGTGGCCGCGCGGATGATTTCGGGGGGTGAACCCACAGAGGCAGAGCGCCGCGCGCTCTTGCAGGGGTGGGGGCATATTTCTTCCCGGCGCGATTCATTCATCGACAGGCTGGGTTTCGCGCCGGACGTAGGCTTTCAGCGCGTTATCTATCCCAACGAGCCGGGCAAGGCGAAGTGATCCCGCTCGAGCGTATCCATACGCTCGGTTATCAATTCAAAGCGTTCCTCCACCGATAGCGGCAGCGCCATCAGGCGCGCAACCTCGCCTTTGGGATCGCGCGCGATGAAATCCACACCGAAATGCAGCGCCCACGCGCAAAAGGTGAAAAGCATATCGCGCCGCCAAAACCCGGCACCGACGCAGGCATCAACCGTTTCGTGCACGATCGGACGCAAATCATCTCCCGCGGCTTTGGCCTTGTGAGGAAAGGTTTGTGCCAGCCGCTCTGCAAGCGCTTGTCGGTCGCGGCGCCATTGCAGCGCACCGAACGCCTCAACCTCCTCTTCGGTAAGCGCAAAACGGCCGCGCGGCGGCGGCGGCGGGTCTGGCAGATCGACGGGCACTGCGCACAACAACTCTGGCCCGTCCAGCCAGACCGGAAAGAAAAACGCGTCGATCCCCGCCGGTGCGCCGTGCGGACACATCCACCGCACGACAGTCTCAGACCGCTCAGCGACGGTACGGAAATAGACCGCCGCCGCTTCAGGCTCCCAAAACCGAAAGAAGAAGTTTCGCTCGTGCGCGTCCTTTACCCGCATGAAACGGCGCAGATGTTGACGCAAGACCGCGATCTCAAGCTCCGAGCGCAGCAGGATCCCTGCCCCGCGCCGCAACACGCCGTGAACCCCGGCGTGGTCGCCTTCAACATCGCACAGCATCCGGTAAAGCAATGGATTCTTCGCATCAAACGCCACAAGCCAGGGCGCGCTATCCCCCGCCTCCTCGGTCATGCGTTCCGAGAATAACGAGTGATGCGCGACACCCAGCGCGGCAAGACGTTCGCGCAGCCCGTCGATCCGCCCGGCGTCAAGCACGGCAAAGATCGTATCGCATTCGCCGAACAACACCTGTTCAAGCGCGGGCGGCAGCGTTTTCTCGACACCGGGGCCCGCCGGCAGCGGCAGGGTGACCGGTTCCGATGAAATCTCCAGTCGGCTCATCCGCGCTCATTCCCGTCAGCTTGCTTAACCATCCGCGCAGCCTGCCGAAAAAGCGACCCCGGCGCAACGGGTTGGAATGCGTTTGTCGTTTGCGGCCCGGTCCTATTACCGCATAATGTCAGACGACAGCGTCCAGCCTGAGGCAGTGATGGATTACAACACAGATCCCTGGGATCCCGAGGCCCGCCGTAAGGAGACGGCCACTGACGCGCCGGACCTCGACGTGCGGGTGGTTCCGGATGTCGAACCCATCGCCCTCGCAGACGCAACGCGCACGCAGGCTTGCGTGCCGGTTGCGCTTCAAGACGCGATTTTTGGAACACGCACAGCGGCGCGCTTCAGCTTTGCCGTGATAGACGGGGCCAAGATCGACGGCCTTGCCGAATTGCTTGAGACATCGGGCCTGCCGCATCGCTGCCTGTACACCAAAGACAGCGGTTTGCAGGATGTAGCCCCCTGGCTTGTCGAACTCCACGATGGCACGCCCTTTGTACGCAGCCTTTTCACCGTGGGCGACGCCCCTTGGGCGCTTTGGGGGCGTGGTTGGGGAACGGTGCTGCGCAGCGCGATGCCGCTCGACGCACTCTACGCCCATCTTCGCCACTTTACTCAGGTCAGGCTCGATGGTCCCAAGCCCGTCTTTTTCCGTTTCTGGGAGCCACGGGTCATGGCGCGCTACCTGTTCAATCATCACGACACAGCCCGTGAAAATCTGCTGGCCCTGATGGGGGAGGGAGAGATCATCTGCGTGGATTGGTGGAACGATATCGCCGTACACGCGCAAGCGCGCGTTGCCGCGGAGAGGCCGCGCCACTGGCCTCATCTGCGAGAGGATCTGGATCGGATCCGGCTTCAGATCTACTGCGAGACCCTGACCGATGAGCTGGGCGAACGCGTCCCCCGCTGGGCGATATTGATAAATCCGAGCGGCTTGAAACAGTGACGGATCTGGTCATGGCGGCCCGGCAAATGGGATGGCGTTCGGAAAAATCGGTTGAGCGCTATTGCCTTGCCGCGATCCTGCTGGGCACACTGCCCCAGCAGGATCCGCGTTTCGACAAGGTCCTCAACAGCGACAAACACGAACTTGACCGCTCGCGCTTGACGCTCAAACTTGCCATTGACCTCACGGGGGAAAGCGGATGAATGCAATCAATTGCGACGACAGCGAAGCCCGCTGCGCAGAGGGCAACCTTTTTCGCTTTAACGGCGAAGACGCGAATTTCACCGTAGAGGGTTTGGTGAACGGACAATCGACCGGTCCACTGCCCCACGGGGAGCGAATGATCCTGCCCAATACCCTTGCCGGAACAACCAATACACTGGCGGTCCGACTGCGCGGGACCACGCATAACATATGCAATCTGAATGATTTCAACATTACATCCCCGCAGGATGTCGGCGTTTTGATCAGCGAAGTCGGTCCAAACACGCGCGGCGGTGGCGGCGGCGGGACAGAAGAGGATCTGCTCGTCTGCGAAATTCCGGCATCCCTGGAAAGCATGATCACGCAAGAGGGCGATATCGACATCGACACGGCGCCAAATGACGTGTTGCTGCGCGTCGCCTCCGCTATTCTGATTGTCCTCGAAGTCGTTGATGAGGCCACGCTGACGCAATCGCTTTTTGATGCAACCGATGGCTATGTCGATCTGCGCATGACCGGGACGGACGGCGCGCCTGCGGTGGCCGAGGCGGTTCAGGCCCTTGCCGGACGCAACGGACGCGCGGCGCTGCGTGCCATCGTGCAGGGCGGTCAGGGTGCGCTGCGCGTGATGCGCAACGGCATCGGGTCGCTGGTCATCGTCGCCCGACTGAATTCAGGCATTTCGCGCCAATTGGCGGTCGGTGTTGCCGCCGGCCTGGCGCGGTCACGGTTGTCGACAGTCGTTGCGGGCACGCGCGGGCAGATAGGTGCACCCGGCACCGCACCCGCCATGTCGCGGGTGCCCGTCGTGGGGTTTGTGATCGTGGGGACCATCAACTTTTTGCAATGGTACGAAAATCCCAGCTCTCGCGGGGATTGGAACCGTTTGTTCAGCATGCTGGTGGTCGACGGGACTGCATTGGTGATCTCGACCGTGGCTGCGAACATGGTCATCGGTGGCTTGATCACAATGCTGGGGGGCGCCGCGATGTTGACCGTTGGCACGGGCCTGCTGGTTGTCGGTGCGGGACTGGTCGCCGGGCTTGTTGTCGGGGCGATCGTGACCGCCGTGGCCCGACACTTCGGTCTCGAAGATCAGTTTTACAAGCTGATGGGAAAAGTCAGCAGCGGACTGGGGGCAGTGGCCCAGGGCGCGGTCGAGATTACCGGCAGATTTGCGGATACGCTCGGCCAGATCGCCGATGACCTGCGCGAAACCGGTGGCGAAATTCGGCGCGAGTGGAACAGCGGCTGGGGCCAGGTCAGACGAAATCTGATGAGCGGGCGCGGCAGCGGATTATTCTAGCGATGCCGCTTCGGCACCTTCTCAGGACACGTTTCGCGCTTGGCGACCCGCCGGAAGCGATCCCCCCGATCTTTCGCTGGCAGGTTTTGGTCATGGTGCTGATCCTGCCGTGCTATTTCCTTGCCTCACTGA is from Sulfitobacter albidus and encodes:
- a CDS encoding beta strand repeat-containing protein; amino-acid sequence: MNVDAGEVTNSGTAVAGATTVTGGELIVNNAGALNGAATVSGGTLDIDGGTTAVIENTGGTVEIGGGKVASLDNTSGTGTLTAGNIAGALNVDAGEVTNSGTAVAGATTVTGGELIVDGTGALNGASTVSGGTLDINGGSTAAIENTGGAVEIGGGTVASLDNTSGTGTLTAGNIAGALNVDAGEVTNSGTAVAGATTVTGGELIVDGTGALNGASTVSGGTLDIDGGSTAAVENTGGTVEIGGGTVASLDNTSGAFVMSAGTVMQGVRIVAGSANIAGGTIGGDLEIASGDVTTTGGTVEGALSQTGGALALGSAVVGDVTVSGGTLDLNDGAVVGRLSNAGTVLFDGGSVGTVDNFGAFSIAGTRSVSGDFSNAGTLDATTPGADTLNVGGAFTSSGDIRNDAETGLTIISETITIAEGATFGGAQSIDGTLVLDGATTLATNSTIAGDVTVTQSLSNTGQTGVSGSLTLTNDALDNTGALSVAENGRISGVSVLTNRDGGQVDIAAGGSIATGSTINDGAGSVLRITGALTTDSGVFNRNGGQLVTLQGADVSGQITNDADLDLAGGRTGTLSNAVGGTTDVSADTTVQGSVVNAGQLDVTGGTLTVTEGPVTNLSGAALTVARDGTLGSGLLNRAGATATLAGTVTGNVDNLASATLTGAGGRIAGALRNLGTVNVADGEPFAVDGGLANLAEATLVLSGGLDGAVENFGTVTLGDSDAAITGAFDTNGDLTVTAGQTLDVGGGTFLQNGSTNTIDGTLSGAVRANAGSTLRLGADGILGSAGQRVVNAGADVFAINGTVLGTLATTGGSLTQLGDGAVLGGLDSGGGTFSLQDGTVGTVVRIAGDARFAGTIAFDADLSTGSVSSDRIDVGGDLSGENVTLSFANIGGDSGDIDGLVLFNYEGDNTLSFGTIEGTPEFGRFEYFVQDNGAGSITLQSQVNSGIASLAATVGLTQTLVGAVINRPTPPFVTGLADDPGESPCGGGGWARLTGGQANAEGDFRDVRRGSGGRTPVDLSYQGIQLGGDFACFDDRYFNGFDMAFGAVGGYNRGSSVNEVRTLDPLTGQATGPLGSVTNTDFTQTYGGIYATASRGPLFVDLQYRLETTKYDSSNIELIPGAAFDLDDQRYETKGQTLSGAVSYSWPIKAFEGMSFVGSAGFSFSNYETDEIDLGTDGRLELADGEARLGFISGTVSQTKFLPDEVSLINYFATATYYNDFGDDPSAVFTDNQGRANEIALSNLGSYGELSAGLNYVRLLDPVGTVSPRQLNAAIRIDARTGSNVESWGVTGQVRLQF
- a CDS encoding DUF4123 domain-containing protein, with product MSGMPPSDQRHDIWTQEQKAASPSTAPVFVVRKIGGITPLAANAPLSGRVCAPDALMAPLFDQPKPLPAETGEIGGDSVPPLGTFAVLDAARIPDLPELLETSGLPHLCLFTGEIFDEMNGVAPWLVALDETSSFTAKLFTASDASWHLWGLDGGIFLRARGRLEDVHKHLRRYTRIRGEQGAGFISDFGSLRPLKLCSARMPLLSSGGAIVSAPGCGAGGRRGHDHRS
- a CDS encoding GAD-like domain-containing protein, whose translation is MATYSAMPDAEASIDRILSERGPLAQALEVPEKFITPNLGRVPAIMLDFWAKAGVGDLADGMLRLCLPRELETEIAQLFRNDPDFGFPILPEGVEKEETQADTEPRITDVHALAHTAFGNLLLWSERHGLVHVDIVQGLVEAPFLFNPEAAPAPDRAALDFILGADPFILDMDDRDQQPMFDRAVTKFGPMKRMFIYAPGPAATGDPIPDVDDLFPAPYPEWLEERIMTKRFTLVDLATGRFDVRPIGARKLRP
- a CDS encoding T6SS phospholipase effector Tle1-like catalytic domain-containing protein is translated as MSTPSVSQQAAASNQSSGAAGTAGNTAATCPATKLEIGVFFDGTNNNTANVAAGERGEGAGGASYDNGRSNVSLLSDLYKRKSDDWEQDGTGYCKKFGRIYVSGIGTTDNVSDYRPDNIAGATFGTGPSGVEARVFQACLDLGHLITQLSGGNEPEEITVDVFGFSRGAAAARYFVNCFRQGFIKYNAVDWSIWRGIHIDENEASVPEGRNVVFRFVGIFDTVAAIGLGTNDDNGPVNVHCSSAQAEMIYHLTAANEYRENFRLNHNKPGGGQTRELPGAHSDVGGGYRAGPENVLLESAQDRTFHSRAQAEAARSVDIAAARKAQTAQTSFWVSEGWIEPGNPSGALQNMPTEIVERRVRGVTGLMLGAHTYTYTNSLRMQRDHVKAGLNTIPLRIMYNKAIAQKVPFKSFPSGSLYAPPSDMPAGVAARMISGGEPTEAERRALLQGWGHISSRRDSFIDRLGFAPDVGFQRVIYPNEPGKAK
- a CDS encoding DUF4123 domain-containing protein, whose protein sequence is MSRLEISSEPVTLPLPAGPGVEKTLPPALEQVLFGECDTIFAVLDAGRIDGLRERLAALGVAHHSLFSERMTEEAGDSAPWLVAFDAKNPLLYRMLCDVEGDHAGVHGVLRRGAGILLRSELEIAVLRQHLRRFMRVKDAHERNFFFRFWEPEAAAVYFRTVAERSETVVRWMCPHGAPAGIDAFFFPVWLDGPELLCAVPVDLPDPPPPPRGRFALTEEEVEAFGALQWRRDRQALAERLAQTFPHKAKAAGDDLRPIVHETVDACVGAGFWRRDMLFTFCAWALHFGVDFIARDPKGEVARLMALPLSVEERFELITERMDTLERDHFALPGSLG
- a CDS encoding DUF4123 domain-containing protein, which gives rise to MSDDSVQPEAVMDYNTDPWDPEARRKETATDAPDLDVRVVPDVEPIALADATRTQACVPVALQDAIFGTRTAARFSFAVIDGAKIDGLAELLETSGLPHRCLYTKDSGLQDVAPWLVELHDGTPFVRSLFTVGDAPWALWGRGWGTVLRSAMPLDALYAHLRHFTQVRLDGPKPVFFRFWEPRVMARYLFNHHDTARENLLALMGEGEIICVDWWNDIAVHAQARVAAERPRHWPHLREDLDRIRLQIYCETLTDELGERVPRWAILINPSGLKQ